The following are encoded together in the Triticum dicoccoides isolate Atlit2015 ecotype Zavitan chromosome 6B, WEW_v2.0, whole genome shotgun sequence genome:
- the LOC119325262 gene encoding plant intracellular Ras-group-related LRR protein 6-like produces the protein MERILKSARESGSLNLSNRSLSEVPGEVYNNLDTGSLDDKWWEGVDLQKLILAHNNLEVLREDLRNLSSLVVLNISHNQLSSVPAAIGDLPLLKSLDVSFNQIKLIPDEVGLATALVKVDFSNNCLTELPASLGRCMNLSELKASNNNISRLPDEFAGCCKLSKFDLEGNKLVLLPENMFTSWTLLTELNAAKNQLTTIPASIGALSKLVRMDLHQNKITSIPSSIKGCSSLAEFYMGNNLLSTIPDDIGMLSKLGTLDLHSNQLKEYPVGACKLKLSFLDLSNNALSGLPAELGTMTTLRKLLLSGNPMRALRSSLVSGPTSTLMKYLRSRLSSDVEASGSRTTPTKDDQISAARRLSVSSKELNLSGLGVPNVPPAAWETSDVVKLDLSKNLIEDLPNELSLCSSLQALILSNNKIKKWPGMVVSSLPSLTSLKLDNNPLAEISSIDLESLSKLEVLDLSGNTSSLSEPSVVSSLPKLQELYLRRMKLQEFPIGLVQLKHLRILNLSQNNLSTIPEGIKDFTALIELDLSDNNITRLPAELGLLEPSLQVLKLDGNPLRSIRRTVLERGTKAVLSYLKEKLPSN, from the exons ATGGAGCGGATCCTCAAGTCCGCCAGGGAGTCCGGCTCCCTCAACCTCTCCAACCGCTCCCTCAG CGAGGTGCCCGGGGAGGTGTACAACAACTTGGACACGGGCAGCTTGGACGACAAATGGTGGGAG GGAGTGGACCTCCAGAAGCTCATACTGGCTCATAACAACCTGGAAGTGTTGAGAGAAGACCTTAGGAATCTTTCTTCTCTTGTCGTGTTAAACATAAGCCACAATCAGCTATCCTCTGTTCCTGCAGCCATTGGAGA CCTTCCGTTGTTAAAATCATTGGATGTCTCGTTCAATCAAATAAAACTTATACCCGACGAAGTTGGCTTGGCTACTGCTTTAGTCAA GGTCGACTTCTCAAATAATTGCCTCACTGAGCTGCCAGCTAGCCTTGGCAGATGCATGAACTTGTCAGAACTCAAG GCATCAAACAACAACATATCCAGATTACCAGATGAATTTGCTGGTTGCTGCAAGCTAAGTAAATTTGATCTGGAG GGAAACAAGCTTGTGCTACTTCCAGAAAATATGTTCACATCATGGACACTGCTCACAGAGCTGAATGCTG CGAAAAATCAACTTACGACCATTCCAGCTAGTATCGGAGCACTTTCAAAATTAGTTCGAATGGACCTGCACCAGAACA AGATAACTTCGATTCCTTCTTCCATAAAGGGATGCTCTTCTCTAGCTGAGTTCTACATGGG AAATAATTTATTGTCGACAATACCAGATGATATTGGCATGCTATCAAAATTAGGAACACTTGATCTTCACTCCAATCAG CTGAAGGAGTATCCTGTGGGAGCTTGCAAACTCAAGCTCAGTTTTCTTGATCTGTCAAACAACGCATTATCCGGCCTGCCAGCCGAACTAG GTACAATGACAACCCTAAGAAAGCTTCTGCTTAGTGGAAATCCTATGAGGGCACTTCGTAG TTCTTTGGTTTCTGGACCAACATCAACATTGATGAAGTATCTGCGAAGCCGCCTTTCGTCTGATGTGGAAG CATCAGGGTCTAGAACCACCCCAACAAAAGATGACCAGATTTCTGCAGCAAGACGATTATCTGTATCTTCAAAG GAGTTGAATTTGAGTGGTCTTGGTGTGCCCAATGTACCCCCTGCAGCTTGGGAGACAAGTGATGTGGTGAAACTTGATCTTTCGAAGAACTTGATAGAAGATCTGCCAAATGAGTTGTCCCTGTGCTCATCACTTCAA GCTTTGATTCTGTCTAATAACAAGATAAAAAAGTGGCCTGGCATGGTTGTTTCCTCCCTTCCCAGTCTCACTTCCTTAAAGCTGGACAATAATCCTCTAGCAGAG atatcGTCCATTGATCTTGAGTCTCTATCAAAACTTGAAGTTTTGGATTTAAGTGGCAATACATCCTCCTTGAGTGAACCTTCTGTGGTTTCTTCATTACCAAAACTGCAGGAACTCTATCTTAG GCGAATGAAACTTCAGGAATTTCCTATTGGGCTTGTACAATTAAAACATCTACGCATTCTGAACCTCAGTCAAAATAATCTCTCAACCATACCAGAG GGTATTAAGGATTTTACTGCTCTCATCGAGCTAGATCTTTCAGACAACAATATAACAAGGCTTCCAGCTGAGCTG GGTCTGCTTGAGCCTAGCCTGCAAGTGCTCAAACTTGATGGAAATCCCCTCAGGAG CATAAGGCGGACTGTTCTGGAGCGAGGAACGAAAGCTGTTCTCAGCTATCTCAAAGAAAAGCTTCCATCCAACTGA